One Lacticaseibacillus rhamnosus genomic window carries:
- a CDS encoding metallophosphoesterase, translated as MVKVAISVDNHFDVNHVDGFEMLKHQAAYLVEHGYQVYVNAGDTYNDFTKTLAYYQALQREVGDQVIIRFLAGNHDMVKGATYAEIQSDVDPLYLHEKVLSVPGTNAVIVGNNGWYDYSLAQLGKSKTSAEYAQWKRAFWIDSAIDSPISDLERMQRVLDTTKAALVANRGKRIIYATHFVPILGAMVYAVDRLSWQMATALMGSAKLGDLLTNRASAVVFGHEHFRDAPKLLGKTTYYHQPLGYGLKRLFEWQSTDWLTEWRDTLVTLEVPAALTD; from the coding sequence ATGGTAAAAGTTGCGATCAGTGTGGATAACCATTTTGATGTTAATCATGTTGATGGTTTCGAAATGTTGAAACACCAAGCAGCCTATCTCGTTGAACATGGCTATCAAGTCTACGTCAATGCCGGTGATACGTATAACGATTTCACGAAAACGCTGGCGTACTATCAGGCATTGCAACGGGAAGTCGGCGATCAAGTGATTATCCGCTTTTTAGCTGGTAATCACGACATGGTTAAGGGTGCGACCTATGCTGAAATTCAGTCAGATGTTGACCCGCTTTATTTACACGAAAAGGTTTTGTCAGTCCCGGGAACGAATGCGGTTATCGTTGGAAACAACGGTTGGTATGATTATTCACTTGCGCAACTTGGAAAGTCGAAAACGTCGGCTGAATATGCGCAGTGGAAGCGAGCGTTTTGGATCGACAGCGCCATTGACTCACCGATAAGTGACTTAGAGCGGATGCAGCGGGTGCTTGATACCACCAAAGCGGCTTTGGTGGCCAATCGCGGCAAACGGATCATTTATGCCACGCATTTTGTGCCGATTCTCGGTGCGATGGTGTACGCAGTTGATCGCCTGTCATGGCAGATGGCTACCGCGTTAATGGGATCGGCAAAACTAGGCGATCTGCTGACAAATCGGGCCAGTGCCGTGGTGTTTGGCCACGAGCATTTTCGCGATGCCCCTAAGCTGCTAGGCAAGACAACTTATTATCATCAACCGCTGGGCTATGGTCTTAAACGCCTTTTTGAATGGCAAAGTACCGACTGGCTGACGGAATGGCGCGACACATTAGTCACATTGGAAGTGCCCGCAGCTTTGACAGATTAA
- a CDS encoding peptide MFS transporter: protein MDNSKNRTFMGHPRGLLTLSMTEFWERFSYYGMRAILIYYMYYAVEKGGLGFDQPTALSIMSIYGSLVYLSATIGGFISDRLLGSRRTVFWGGVLIMLGHIVLSLPIGAVGLFGSIVLIVLGTGLLKPNVSEMVGSLYPEEDLRRDSGFSIFVMGINFGSLIAPIFVPWMADKFNFHAGFSLAAIGMFIGLIFYVIDGRKYINPADNTAPDPLKPEDIRPLVMRVVGALVVVAVILAVMASLGALTIANVISLITIVAIGLPVWYFILMIRSKKVTKTERSRVIAYIPLFLAAMIFWAIEEQGSVVLALFAAQQTKLDFGFFKILPGNFQTLNPLFILLYGPLFAWLWMKLGKRQPTSPKKFYLGLIFAGASYLWMVIPVLLFGSSAKVSPLWLVMSWAIVEIGEMLISPVGLSVTTKLAPKAYSSQMMSMWFLADASAQAVNAQIVRFYTPSHEVAYFAVVGLVSVIFAIVLVFFTPRIEKLMQGVN, encoded by the coding sequence TTGGATAATTCAAAGAACCGCACGTTTATGGGTCATCCCCGCGGGCTATTAACGCTGTCGATGACCGAATTCTGGGAGCGGTTCAGCTATTACGGTATGCGGGCGATCTTAATCTACTACATGTACTATGCGGTAGAAAAAGGCGGTCTGGGATTCGACCAGCCCACAGCCTTATCGATTATGTCGATTTATGGATCACTGGTTTATTTAAGTGCCACAATTGGCGGGTTTATCAGCGATCGCTTGCTCGGGTCGCGGCGAACTGTCTTTTGGGGCGGTGTCCTCATCATGCTCGGACATATTGTGTTGTCTTTGCCAATTGGCGCGGTGGGGTTATTTGGCTCCATTGTGCTGATTGTTTTAGGGACGGGACTACTTAAACCAAATGTCTCGGAAATGGTTGGCAGTTTGTATCCTGAAGAAGATTTGCGCCGAGACTCCGGTTTCAGTATCTTCGTCATGGGGATTAACTTCGGGTCGTTGATTGCACCGATCTTTGTGCCGTGGATGGCTGACAAGTTTAACTTCCACGCTGGTTTTTCGTTGGCAGCGATCGGTATGTTTATTGGCCTGATCTTTTATGTCATTGATGGGCGTAAATATATTAATCCGGCTGACAATACGGCGCCTGACCCGTTAAAGCCGGAAGATATTCGGCCGCTGGTGATGCGCGTCGTGGGTGCGTTGGTGGTTGTCGCGGTTATTTTAGCCGTGATGGCAAGCCTAGGTGCTTTGACGATTGCAAACGTTATTAGTTTGATCACCATCGTTGCGATCGGCTTGCCGGTTTGGTACTTTATTTTGATGATCCGCAGCAAAAAGGTGACCAAGACTGAGCGTTCACGTGTCATTGCGTATATCCCGCTGTTCTTAGCCGCGATGATCTTTTGGGCGATTGAGGAACAAGGCTCGGTTGTTTTGGCTTTGTTTGCCGCCCAACAGACTAAATTGGACTTTGGATTCTTTAAAATCCTGCCTGGGAATTTTCAGACGTTGAATCCGTTATTCATTCTGTTATATGGTCCATTGTTTGCCTGGTTATGGATGAAACTCGGTAAACGCCAACCGACCTCGCCCAAGAAATTTTATCTGGGCTTGATTTTTGCCGGCGCGTCGTACTTATGGATGGTCATTCCGGTCCTGTTATTTGGCAGCAGTGCTAAGGTTTCACCTTTGTGGCTGGTGATGAGCTGGGCAATTGTGGAAATTGGCGAAATGCTGATTTCACCGGTTGGACTTTCAGTTACGACTAAATTGGCACCTAAAGCTTATTCATCGCAAATGATGAGCATGTGGTTCTTAGCTGATGCATCGGCGCAGGCCGTGAATGCGCAAATTGTGCGTTTCTATACACCAAGCCATGAAGTTGCCTATTTTGCTGTCGTTGGCCTGGTTTCAGTTATCTTTGCGATTGTACTGGTCTTTTTCACGCCGCGCATTGAAAAGCTGATGCAAGGGGTTAATTAA
- a CDS encoding ABC transporter ATP-binding protein/permease — MLELKHIKKYYQTGDYTTKALDDVSVQFREQEFVAILGPSGSGKTTLLNVIGGLDRYDSGDLLLHGRSTKNFKESDWDAYRNNSVGFIFQSYNLIMHLSILENVELGLTLSGVSASERRKKAEAALVKVGLKEHMGKQPNQLSGGQMQRVAIARAIVSEPSILLADEPTGALDTETSQEIMQLIADLSRERLVVMVTHNPQLAHDYAQRIIEFKDGKILSDSKPYDVEEQTGHFDLRRTKMSYLTALKLSFTNIMTKKGRTFLTAFASSIGIIGIAVVLALSSGFQKQIDNTQSETLAQFPITISSTAVNLTAGAEDNTKTSTFKTTKTVEAKQSASDKAQHTNKLNQKYIDYVNGISKRLTNNIGYTYGTGMNLLRNVNGTVKPVQFSTAKPTSNQAQRSFSSASSSVYPVDREGKTSYLKKNYEVVAGSYPKSDNDVILIVDRDNSTNINALKNLGFSVKNGQKIKFGDIVGTKLKAIANDHYYQNVGGSVYVPTKNYADAYNQNGNRELTVTGVLRTRSKTSDGLLSQGFAYSDRLTKDLVAMNKNSAVVKAQRNSDVNIFTNQSIDDATKDQLITGLGGSETPTQITIYPTSFKDKDKILSYLDKFNHGKKKADQVVYTDLAGTISSMTGGIMSAITIVLVAFAGISLVTSMIMIAILTYTSVLERTKEIGVLKALGARRKDITRVFDAETIILGVSSGILGIIIAWLLTFPINAILYGMTELPNVAQLNPVHAVILILISTILTVLGGHIPARMAANKDAAIALRAD; from the coding sequence TTGCTAGAGCTAAAGCATATAAAAAAATATTACCAAACCGGTGATTACACCACGAAAGCACTTGATGATGTTTCGGTGCAGTTTCGGGAGCAGGAGTTTGTGGCCATCCTTGGTCCCAGCGGCTCCGGTAAAACAACGCTACTGAACGTGATCGGTGGCCTTGATCGTTATGATTCAGGCGACTTATTGTTACATGGCCGGTCAACTAAAAACTTCAAAGAATCTGATTGGGATGCTTATCGTAACAACTCGGTTGGCTTCATTTTTCAGAGCTATAACTTAATCATGCACCTTAGTATTTTGGAAAATGTTGAGTTGGGACTCACGTTGAGCGGGGTTTCTGCCAGTGAGCGGCGCAAAAAGGCTGAGGCAGCGCTGGTTAAGGTTGGTTTGAAAGAACACATGGGGAAACAACCCAACCAACTGTCCGGTGGGCAAATGCAGCGGGTTGCGATTGCGCGGGCGATTGTTTCGGAACCGTCAATCTTGTTGGCCGATGAACCGACTGGCGCGTTGGATACCGAAACCAGTCAGGAAATCATGCAGTTGATTGCCGATTTGTCGCGGGAACGTTTAGTCGTTATGGTCACCCACAATCCGCAGCTGGCGCATGATTATGCCCAACGGATTATTGAATTTAAAGACGGTAAAATTCTATCTGATTCAAAGCCATATGATGTTGAGGAGCAAACCGGACACTTTGATTTACGCCGCACTAAAATGAGCTATCTGACGGCTCTGAAGTTATCTTTTACCAATATCATGACGAAGAAGGGTCGTACTTTTCTGACGGCATTCGCATCAAGTATCGGGATTATCGGGATAGCAGTGGTCCTGGCCCTTTCTTCGGGTTTTCAAAAGCAAATCGACAACACGCAGTCAGAGACGTTGGCGCAATTTCCTATTACCATTTCGTCTACTGCCGTGAACTTGACAGCAGGGGCGGAAGATAATACGAAAACGTCCACCTTTAAGACGACTAAAACGGTGGAAGCCAAGCAAAGTGCCAGTGATAAAGCACAGCACACCAACAAACTTAATCAAAAGTATATCGACTATGTGAATGGCATCAGCAAGCGATTGACGAATAATATCGGTTATACGTATGGCACCGGAATGAATTTGTTGCGTAATGTCAACGGAACGGTGAAGCCGGTTCAATTTTCAACTGCCAAACCGACGAGCAATCAAGCGCAGCGGAGTTTTTCCAGCGCAAGTTCATCTGTTTATCCCGTAGATCGTGAAGGCAAGACAAGCTACCTCAAGAAGAACTATGAGGTTGTCGCCGGTAGCTATCCGAAATCCGACAATGACGTCATTTTAATTGTTGATCGGGACAATTCGACTAATATCAATGCGCTGAAAAACCTTGGCTTCTCAGTTAAAAATGGTCAAAAAATCAAATTTGGCGACATTGTCGGGACGAAGCTAAAGGCGATTGCCAATGACCATTATTATCAAAATGTGGGCGGCAGCGTCTATGTACCAACTAAAAATTACGCTGATGCCTATAATCAAAATGGTAATCGGGAGCTGACCGTAACCGGTGTTTTGCGAACCCGTTCCAAGACGAGCGATGGTCTTTTGAGCCAAGGTTTTGCTTATTCTGATCGGTTGACCAAAGATTTAGTGGCAATGAATAAGAATTCGGCAGTTGTCAAAGCGCAACGAAATAGTGACGTTAATATTTTCACCAATCAAAGTATTGATGATGCCACCAAGGATCAACTGATTACCGGATTGGGCGGATCGGAAACGCCTACGCAGATCACGATTTATCCAACTAGTTTCAAGGATAAGGACAAGATCTTGAGTTATCTCGACAAGTTCAACCATGGTAAGAAAAAGGCCGATCAGGTGGTTTACACTGACTTGGCTGGCACTATTTCGAGCATGACAGGCGGGATCATGTCAGCCATTACCATTGTCCTGGTTGCTTTTGCAGGGATTTCACTGGTAACTTCGATGATCATGATTGCGATTCTAACCTATACGTCAGTACTTGAGCGAACCAAAGAAATCGGCGTCTTGAAGGCATTAGGTGCGCGTCGAAAAGATATCACCCGGGTTTTTGATGCTGAAACCATCATTCTAGGGGTCAGTTCAGGGATACTGGGCATTATCATTGCCTGGTTGCTGACGTTCCCGATCAATGCGATTTTGTACGGCATGACCGAACTGCCGAATGTTGCGCAGTTGAATCCCGTGCATGCGGTGATTCTGATTCTAATCAGCACGATCCTGACCGTCCTCGGCGGCCACATTCCAGCGCGTATGGCAGCAAACAAAGATGCAGCGATTGCCTTACGAGCTGACTGA
- a CDS encoding MFS transporter gives MKGYPKNYPLDSRTFFGVNAMGLISTTAYYLYTAVLMMFITDYSGIYTNVPGKAAAVATTLLFVGRLWDAINDLWTGYLIDISPRTRWGKFKPYVLIGTFFTGILGMMLFHIPQNLSDFGKEVYLYITYFLFMFSATIIVTVPLTSTMSADQEIRAKLISWPRITSNVVGVVFAFFMAIASFLGTKKSPNIPLTVDLIIIPFLIISLIGGFMVKEGPVAEGTKPPKLRDVGRMVKINKPFRVNLYFTFVGGFVWALLTATSLYYIKYAFGVANLGIQSMYFGLLTLVTLIGGTLISQKAMKYMSALRGVQICYLGMVPFLLIMFAINEFQVIHNPWLFYLLIGIVMTLAGAQFVPANLIIMETMDYNRLKLNSGMEATINAVNMFLQKLQSGLATIGVGLALLLVGYNAQILEKATRIPDSLLKSLGVVLFGLPAVFSLVAYLLTKQYPLQGEARTQMYAELAAKTAAASQKNKRV, from the coding sequence TTGAAGGGTTATCCAAAGAATTACCCCTTAGATTCACGGACTTTCTTCGGCGTTAATGCCATGGGGTTGATCAGCACAACCGCGTATTATCTTTATACTGCTGTTTTGATGATGTTTATTACCGATTACTCCGGGATTTACACCAACGTCCCTGGCAAAGCAGCGGCAGTCGCCACCACGCTATTATTCGTCGGACGGCTCTGGGATGCCATCAATGACCTTTGGACTGGCTATTTGATTGACATTTCACCCCGAACTCGTTGGGGGAAATTTAAACCGTATGTTCTGATTGGCACCTTTTTTACCGGCATTTTGGGAATGATGTTGTTTCACATTCCCCAAAACTTAAGTGATTTCGGCAAAGAAGTCTACCTCTACATCACCTATTTCTTATTTATGTTTTCAGCAACCATTATCGTCACGGTTCCGCTGACCAGCACCATGTCCGCTGATCAGGAAATTCGGGCTAAATTAATTTCCTGGCCACGAATTACCAGCAATGTTGTCGGTGTGGTCTTCGCGTTTTTTATGGCGATTGCCAGCTTCTTGGGAACTAAAAAAAGTCCAAATATTCCATTGACCGTAGATTTGATCATCATTCCATTTTTAATCATCTCGTTAATTGGCGGCTTCATGGTCAAAGAAGGGCCTGTTGCGGAAGGAACCAAGCCGCCAAAGTTACGTGATGTCGGCCGGATGGTAAAAATCAATAAGCCATTTCGCGTCAATCTCTATTTCACTTTTGTTGGCGGCTTTGTCTGGGCGTTACTGACGGCAACATCGCTTTACTACATTAAGTACGCATTCGGCGTTGCCAACTTAGGTATTCAGTCCATGTACTTCGGGCTCCTGACCTTAGTCACCCTAATCGGCGGTACGTTAATTTCCCAAAAAGCCATGAAATATATGTCAGCACTTCGAGGCGTTCAAATCTGCTATTTGGGAATGGTTCCGTTTCTGCTAATCATGTTTGCGATCAACGAATTTCAGGTCATTCATAATCCTTGGCTTTTCTATCTTCTTATCGGAATTGTCATGACCCTAGCCGGCGCCCAATTTGTGCCAGCTAACCTCATCATCATGGAAACCATGGATTATAATCGACTTAAACTCAATTCGGGAATGGAAGCAACGATCAATGCGGTTAACATGTTTCTCCAAAAGCTGCAGTCGGGTTTGGCAACAATTGGCGTTGGATTAGCCTTATTGTTAGTTGGCTATAATGCGCAAATACTGGAAAAAGCCACCCGCATTCCCGACAGTTTGCTTAAAAGCCTGGGGGTGGTTTTATTCGGTTTACCTGCAGTCTTTTCGCTTGTAGCTTATCTTTTAACGAAGCAATACCCATTGCAAGGTGAGGCACGGACCCAGATGTATGCGGAATTGGCCGCCAAAACTGCAGCTGCAAGTCAGAAAAATAAGCGGGTCTAA